Genomic window (Cystobacter fuscus DSM 2262):
CGCGCGTGGTGGCCGCCAGCGATGCCTCGGGCCCGCAGGACGTTCCCATCGATCTGGAGCGCTACCCCGAGGTGCGCGAGGCGGCACGCACGGGCGAGCCCGTCGTCGTGGAGGACGCGCCGCACCATCCGCTGTTCGAGGGCGTGCAGGAGGAGCTGGCCGTGCGCGACATCCACACGCTCGTGGCGCTGCCGCTCATCATCACGGGCGAGGTGCGCGGGGTGTTGCTGCTGCGCGCCCGGGGGAGCGACCGGCGCACCTTCGCTCCCCACGACATGGACTTCCTCAACACGGTGGCCCACTCCACGGCGGTCGCCCTGCGCAACGCCTCGCTGCTCTTGTCGGTGCGCGGCAAGACGGAGCGCGAGATGTCCGCGCGCATCGCCGCCGAGGCCAAGGCCGCCTCGCTGGAGACCTACCACCTCTTCTTCGCCAACGTGCGCGAGGGCGTGGCCATCCTCGATGACCGGGCGTGCGTGCTCAGCCTCAACCCCGCGGGCGAGACCATCCTGGAGACGTCCTCGGAGGCCGCCATGGGCCGTCACCTGGTGGACATCACCCAGCCGTTGGACGAGACGGTGCTGATGGAGCTGGTGACGGCGGCCCGGCGCGGCGAGTCCCGCTCGGATGTGGACATGATGGTGCGCCTGCCCGGGGGTCGTCGCCTCACCCTGTGCTTCTCCGCGGGGCCCCTGGAGGATGGGCGCCGGGCCATCATCCTCTCCTTCCGGGACGTCACCCAGGCGCGCCTGTTGGCCGACGAGCTGCACCACACCAAGGACTTCCTGGAGCGGCTCATCGACTCCTCAGTGGACGCCATCGTCGCCGCGGACATGCAGGGCCGCATCATCCTCTTCAACAAGGGGGCCGAGGCCATCTTCGGCTACACCGCCGCGCAGGCCCTGGGAGGACTCCACGTGGACCAGCTCTACCCGCAGGGGGTGTCGCGGCGCATCATGCGCCAGCTGCGCGGCCCGGACTTCGGCGGGCGGGGCCGGCTGGAGGTGTGCCGCCAGGAGGTCGTCAGCCGTACCGGGCAGCTCGTGCCGGTGAACATGACGGCCTCCATCGTCCACGAAGGCGGCCGCGAGGTGGCCAGCGTGGGCATCTTCACGGACCTGCGCGACCGCATGGCGCTCGAGCGCAAGCTGTCGGACGTGGAGACGCGCCTGGAGGAGAGCGAGAAGAACGCCGTCATCGTCGCGCTGGCGGGCACCACGGCGCACGAGCTCAACCAGCCCCTCACCTCGGTGATGGGCTACGCGGAGCTGCTCAAGCGCAAGCTCAAGGAGGAAGACGCCGCGTACAAGCCGGTGGACATCATCTATCGCGAGGCGGAACGCATGGCGGAGATCGTCCGCAAGATAGGCCGCATCACCCGCTTCGAGACGAAAGCCTACATGGGGTCGCAGCAGATCCTGGACCTCGACAAGGCCAGCTCCAATGACGACTGAGTCGCGCCGTGTACCCGGGCTGGAGGAGCCTTCCGCCGAGGCCTTCCGGGCATTCTTCGAGGCGGTGGAGGTGCCCGCGGCGCTCTGCGACCTGTCGCTGCGGCTGCTGCGGGGCAACGCCGCCTTCAAGCGCTTCTGCTTCGACCATGGCCTCACGGTGGACCAGATGATGGAGGCGCTCGCGGACACGCCCGTGCCCGAGGACTGGGGCTCGAGCGAGGTGAAGGTGGCGCTGCCCCAGGGCGGCGCGGTGGTGATGGAGCTGACGCGGCGGGGCGACTCGGTGTCGGTGGTGGGGCGGCGCGAGTCGGAGCACATGCGCGGCCATCTGGTGGTGGTGGAGCAGGCGCTGCTCGAGCAGGCGCGCACCGAGGGCGTGCTCTTGGACCTGGGGCGCAGCGTGGCGGAGGCGGGCAGCGAGGAGGAGCTGGTGGCGGCGGTGGCGCGCGGCGTCAAGGAGCTGTTTCCCGGGCGCTCCTTCTGCATCCGCATCACCGACGCGCGCACCGGCTCGCTCACCAGCCTCTACGCCGAGGGCCGCCTCAAGGAGGGCTCGCGCGAGCCGCTGGTGCTCAAGCGCAGCGCGGCGGAGAAGATGCACCTGGTGGAGTCGGCGCTGCCCGCGGGCAAGGTGGTGGTGGCCGGCCGCGTGCCGCTGCTCTTCGAGGGCAGCGTCGCGGGCGTGAGCGCGCCTCTGGTGGCCAGTGGCCAGCTCTATGGCGCCATCAACCTGGAGTACCCCGCCTCGCGCGCGGAGATGAACACCTACCAGGACGAGCGGGTGCTCGTGCAGCTGGCCAACCAGGTCGCGGTGGCGGTGAAGAACGCCAAGCTCATCGACGAGCTGACGTTCGTGCGCAAGTACCTCGAGGATCTGCTGGAGAAGGCCAACGCCCTCATCGTCGTGGCCAACCGCGAGGGCAAGATCGTCGTCTTCAACCGGGCGATGAGCCGCCTCACGGGCTTCAGCAAGGAAGAGGTGCTGGGGCGGGACGTGGCGTGGCTGGTGCACCGCGACGAGCACCTGCGGCTGATGCCCGTGCTGCTCGCGGCCCTCAGGGGCGAGGACCTGCCCAACTTCGAGCTGCGGCTGCGCACGCGCTCGGGCGAGGCGCGTGCCTCGTTCGCCACCTCCACGTCGCTCTCCTCCCAGGGAGAGGTGGAGGGCGTCATGGCCATCGGGCAGGACGTCACGGTGGTGGCGCAGCTCGAGCAGCGCATCATCCACGCCGAGAAGCTCGCCTCGCTGGGGCAGCTCGCCGCGAGCGTGGCGCACGAAATCAACAACCCGATGACCGCGGTGGTGACGTACGCCGACGCGCTCCTGCAGCGCGTGCCCGTGGGGGCCTCGGGAGGCCCGGACGCGGAGAAGCTGCGCAAGATACTGGAGAACGGCCAGCGCATCCTGCGCTTCACGAGGGATTTGACGTCCTACGCGCGGCCGTCGAAGAACAAGCCGGAGCCGGTGCGGCTCAACGCGCTGCTGGACAAGGCGCTGGGCTACTGCGAGCACGTGGTGGTCAAGGCGCAGGTGGAGGTGGAGCGCGACTTCGGGGAGGTGCCGCAGCTCTCCGGGGTGCCCGCCAACCTGGAGCAGGTGTTCGTCAACCTCATCACCAATGCCTGCCATGCGATGCGTCCCGGAGGGCGGCTGTCCCTGCGCTCGCGGTGCGAGGGGCGCGAGGCGGTGGTCTGGGTGAAGGACACCGGCAGCGGCATCGAGCCTGGACACCTCTCGCGCATCTTCGAGCCCTTCTTCACCACCAAGACGGAGGGACACGGCACGGGGCTGGGGCTGTCCATCGTGCAGCGCATCGTGGAGAAGCACGGCGGCCGGCTGGACGTGGAGAGCGTGCTGGGTCAGGGCACCACCTTCTCGGTGCGCCTGCCCCTGCCGGACTGAACGCCTGTTCTCAGCCCTCGGGCTCGTCGTCCAGCTCGCGGGTGAACTCCTCGTTCGTGAGCAGCCCCTTGCGCGCCATGATGCGCATGAGGGCCCAGAACTTGCGTTCCAGCTCCTCCACCGGGTCCACCGCCGAGGCGTGCGCCTGGGGCTCGCCGAAGAGCGAGTCCAGCGCGGCGCTCACGTCCCCCGAGGGCGCGCGCCGGGCCGGGCCACGCCGGGTGCCGCGCCGCTTCTGCTCGCGCTCCTGGATGAGCTGCTCGAGCGAGACGCGGCGTGTCATCTCCCCCGGGGGCAGCTCCTCCTCGCCAACGATGATCTCGTCGGCCTCCGCCGTGATCTCCTCCTGGCCGAGGATGATCTCCTCCACGTCGTCCTCGTCCGCCAGGGGCAGGCCGGTGGAGGACGTGGTGCGAGCGGGGACGTCCGGGTGGTAGTAGCGCTGGATGCAGGCGCGCACGGCCGACAGGGGCGCCACGCGCGGGCTCACCTTCATCCCCGTGGTGAACTCCATTTCTTGCAGGGCCGCGGAGTCGAGCGGATCCGCCATGGCCACCATCAGCACGCGCTGCCCGCCCACGTTTTCCAGGGAAATGGGGAACAGGTCGTGCTGCTCGCAGAAGCGAGCGCGCAGCAGGTGGAGGGCGCTCCAGTCCGGGGCGCGGCCCGTCAGATCCATCACCGGCACGCCCAGGGCCTCGCTCAGCGCGTGCGCCAGGGTCTTCTCGGTGATCGCGCCTTGGGCCACCAATGTGGCGCCCAACCGCTGCCGGGTGCGCTGTTGGGCCAGGAGCGCCGCGTCCAGTTGGGCCGTGCTGATCGCCCCCCGCTCCAGGAGCAACTCACCGATCCGCTTTCGGGCCATGCGCGGCGCCTTAGTCGCACCTCACCCACCCAGTCAAGGGGACGACGCGGTGCATCAAAGACCGTCCGTCCGCCATGTGACCAGCCGTCCGGGCGAAGTTCCCTGCCAAAATTCCCGTGAGATTTCAGCAACTAAGGGAGCAGGCCGTGTCTTGACACACTTGAGGAGGCGTTCTTAAAGTCGGCCCCCAATTGATGCCAATGGCGGGCCAATGATCCACGCGGAAGTAGAGGTGGGGATCAGGGGCTCGGAATGGCAAGGCCCGTCACGCCGGGTCCGCATGTTTTTTGGAGGCAACAAGCAACTATGAACCTGGGCTTTGTGACGAATCTGACCATTCTTGCCAACGCCGGCGGCCATGGCGCTGAGCGCTCCTTCTTCGAGGAGGTCGCCAAGCGCTGGGAGGCCGGTCAGTGGGGTATGTACCCCATCGCCGTCTGCCTGGTGTTCGCTCTGGCCATCATGGTCGAGCGCGCCTTCGTGCTGTTCGGCAAGGCGTCCATCAACAAGGAGGCCTTCCTGCGCGGCCTCAAGAAGCACATCTACGCGGGTGATCTGGACAAGGCCATCAACTACGTGTCCGGCCAGAAGCAGACGCCGCTCACGCAGGTCATCAAGGCCGGCCTGATGAACGTGCCCAAGGGCGAGGAGGAGGTCCAGGCGGCGCTCGACGAGGCCAGCCTGCGCGAGACGCCCCGCATCGAGGCGCGCACCGGCTACCTGGCCATGCTCGGCAACGCGGCGATGCTCGCCGGTCTGCTCGGAACGGTGTCCGGTCTGATCGCCTGCTTCGAGGCGGTGGCCAACGTGAACCCGGCCGACAAGGCGACCATTCTCGCCAACGGCATCTCGGAAGCCATGAACTGCACGGGCTTCGGGCTGCTCACGGCCATCCCCGCCGTCGTCGCCTTCTCCATCCTCTCGGGTCGTGCCACGTCGATCGTCAACGACATCAACGAGACGAGCGTCGCGGTGCTCAACCTGATCGTCAACAATCGCGACAAGTTCAAGAACGCCACCGTGTCGGCGTCCGCGGGCCACGACGAGGAGTAATTCCTCGTTCCTGACGAAACCTGAACCCTGGGCGCGTTGTCGGTAGCTCTGCGACGCGCTCCGGAAAGGAAAGGAGAGCCCCATGGCCGGCGGAATGGACCTGGGGGGAGGCAAAGGCAAGAAGTCGCTCGACGTTGCCATCAACCTCACCCCCTTTATCGATCTGATGGCGGTGACCATCAGCTTCCTCATCATGACGGCGGTCTGGACCCAGATCGGCCGTCTCCAGGTGGCACAGGCCGGAGGGCCTTCCACCGACGAGGAACAGAAGCAGGAAGAGCAGACCAAGACGGTTCAGCTCACGCTGTTCGTCACGCCCACCGAGCTGAAGCTGGTGGCGGATCAGAGTGAGTTCCCGTCGATCGAGGCCAAGCGCGGGGCCAACGGCAAGTTGGACCTGGCGCCGCTGCTCGCTCGTTTCAAGGAGCTCAAGTCGCAGTTCCCGGACCAGTCTGCCATCACGCTGCAGACCGAGGACAAGGTCCACTACGAAGACCTGGTGCGGATCATCGACCAGTGTATCGGCGCCGGCCTGCCCCAGGTCTCGGTGTCCGCCATCATGGGTTAGGAAGGCATCCACACCATGGCCATCAAGGCTCCCGGTAAGCGCTACTGCAAACGGCTGCAACACTCCAAGGTGTTCGGCCACGGCACGCACGGTCACAAGAGTGGCAACGCCGACGTGCTCATCACGCCCCTGGTCGACATGTTCGTGATCATCGTGCTCTTCCTCATCGCCAACTTCTCGGCGACGGGCGAGGTGCTGATGATGACCAAGGACATCCAGCTGCCCGAGGCGGTCAACGTCAAGGAAGTGGAGATGAACCCGGTGGTGATGGTGTCCGGGGAAGAGGTCTCCATCTCCGGCAACGTCGTGGGCCGCGTTCAGGATCTCGTCAAAGAGGAGTACCTCAACATTCCCGCCCTGGAGGAGAAGCTGCGGGACATGAAGAAGCAGTTCGAGGATCTCCACGCCATGGCCGAGGGCAACACCAACGCCTTCAAGGGTGACGTGAACATCCAGGCCCACAAGGAAGTGGAGTTCGCCATCATCAAGCGGGTGATGTTCAGCTGCGCCAGCGCGGGCTACAACAACATCAACTTCGCCACCCTGCAGAAGGGCGAGGCGGGCGCCGCTGGCGAGCCCTCCGCCGCCGCCACGCCGTAATCGTCGTCCCTTCCGGGCCCCCGGGCCTGGAAACCACCCGCGCCCCGCGTCTCGGACTTGTCCGGACCGGGGCGTTGGTGTTTGCGG
Coding sequences:
- a CDS encoding ExbD/TolR family protein, coding for MAGGMDLGGGKGKKSLDVAINLTPFIDLMAVTISFLIMTAVWTQIGRLQVAQAGGPSTDEEQKQEEQTKTVQLTLFVTPTELKLVADQSEFPSIEAKRGANGKLDLAPLLARFKELKSQFPDQSAITLQTEDKVHYEDLVRIIDQCIGAGLPQVSVSAIMG
- a CDS encoding MotA/TolQ/ExbB proton channel family protein, yielding MNLGFVTNLTILANAGGHGAERSFFEEVAKRWEAGQWGMYPIAVCLVFALAIMVERAFVLFGKASINKEAFLRGLKKHIYAGDLDKAINYVSGQKQTPLTQVIKAGLMNVPKGEEEVQAALDEASLRETPRIEARTGYLAMLGNAAMLAGLLGTVSGLIACFEAVANVNPADKATILANGISEAMNCTGFGLLTAIPAVVAFSILSGRATSIVNDINETSVAVLNLIVNNRDKFKNATVSASAGHDEE
- a CDS encoding PAS domain S-box protein; translated protein: MSVPESSPGVILVPAVLATREPLRQAVARAGFQCVEAPERASLVLADLTLPEAHAALTSLIATPVGAALSVVVWVAPGEEAFSTVDSFHPEEVMTSGAGCHEVAWRLRRAMKHQYKREEVRRRQQDLALLVELTADYAESLDVEALLHDVTRRIAERLGVGRATLVMLDREGQGARVVAASDASGPQDVPIDLERYPEVREAARTGEPVVVEDAPHHPLFEGVQEELAVRDIHTLVALPLIITGEVRGVLLLRARGSDRRTFAPHDMDFLNTVAHSTAVALRNASLLLSVRGKTEREMSARIAAEAKAASLETYHLFFANVREGVAILDDRACVLSLNPAGETILETSSEAAMGRHLVDITQPLDETVLMELVTAARRGESRSDVDMMVRLPGGRRLTLCFSAGPLEDGRRAIILSFRDVTQARLLADELHHTKDFLERLIDSSVDAIVAADMQGRIILFNKGAEAIFGYTAAQALGGLHVDQLYPQGVSRRIMRQLRGPDFGGRGRLEVCRQEVVSRTGQLVPVNMTASIVHEGGREVASVGIFTDLRDRMALERKLSDVETRLEESEKNAVIVALAGTTAHELNQPLTSVMGYAELLKRKLKEEDAAYKPVDIIYREAERMAEIVRKIGRITRFETKAYMGSQQILDLDKASSNDD
- a CDS encoding ExbD/TolR family protein translates to MAIKAPGKRYCKRLQHSKVFGHGTHGHKSGNADVLITPLVDMFVIIVLFLIANFSATGEVLMMTKDIQLPEAVNVKEVEMNPVVMVSGEEVSISGNVVGRVQDLVKEEYLNIPALEEKLRDMKKQFEDLHAMAEGNTNAFKGDVNIQAHKEVEFAIIKRVMFSCASAGYNNINFATLQKGEAGAAGEPSAAATP
- a CDS encoding type II secretion pathway, ATPase PulE/Tfp pilus assembly pathway, ATPase PilB, which translates into the protein MARKRIGELLLERGAISTAQLDAALLAQQRTRQRLGATLVAQGAITEKTLAHALSEALGVPVMDLTGRAPDWSALHLLRARFCEQHDLFPISLENVGGQRVLMVAMADPLDSAALQEMEFTTGMKVSPRVAPLSAVRACIQRYYHPDVPARTTSSTGLPLADEDDVEEIILGQEEITAEADEIIVGEEELPPGEMTRRVSLEQLIQEREQKRRGTRRGPARRAPSGDVSAALDSLFGEPQAHASAVDPVEELERKFWALMRIMARKGLLTNEEFTRELDDEPEG
- a CDS encoding GAF domain-containing sensor histidine kinase is translated as MTTESRRVPGLEEPSAEAFRAFFEAVEVPAALCDLSLRLLRGNAAFKRFCFDHGLTVDQMMEALADTPVPEDWGSSEVKVALPQGGAVVMELTRRGDSVSVVGRRESEHMRGHLVVVEQALLEQARTEGVLLDLGRSVAEAGSEEELVAAVARGVKELFPGRSFCIRITDARTGSLTSLYAEGRLKEGSREPLVLKRSAAEKMHLVESALPAGKVVVAGRVPLLFEGSVAGVSAPLVASGQLYGAINLEYPASRAEMNTYQDERVLVQLANQVAVAVKNAKLIDELTFVRKYLEDLLEKANALIVVANREGKIVVFNRAMSRLTGFSKEEVLGRDVAWLVHRDEHLRLMPVLLAALRGEDLPNFELRLRTRSGEARASFATSTSLSSQGEVEGVMAIGQDVTVVAQLEQRIIHAEKLASLGQLAASVAHEINNPMTAVVTYADALLQRVPVGASGGPDAEKLRKILENGQRILRFTRDLTSYARPSKNKPEPVRLNALLDKALGYCEHVVVKAQVEVERDFGEVPQLSGVPANLEQVFVNLITNACHAMRPGGRLSLRSRCEGREAVVWVKDTGSGIEPGHLSRIFEPFFTTKTEGHGTGLGLSIVQRIVEKHGGRLDVESVLGQGTTFSVRLPLPD